In Aegilops tauschii subsp. strangulata cultivar AL8/78 chromosome 3, Aet v6.0, whole genome shotgun sequence, one genomic interval encodes:
- the LOC109757344 gene encoding uncharacterized protein, protein MPGGRTAHSRFKIPLSCDDGASCTFTKQSGTAKLLRMASLILWDEATMTKRQAVEALDNSMSDIMGRQDRPFGGKTVVFGGDFRQVLPVVRRGSRGHIINATLRSSHLWKGMHQLRLVTNMRAHNDTWFADYLLRVGNGTEEVDDQGNIRLPEDICVPSRGKGDDLEKLIDHVFPRLDDNMSDPNYMTSRAILSTTNDNVDKINIRMVERFRGEEVIYHSFDSAEDDPYGYYAPDFLNGLTPNGLPPHALKLKLNCPVILLRNIDPANGLCNGTRLVVRGFERNAIDAEIVIGQHAGRRVFLPRIPLCPSDNDMFPFKFKRKQFPVRLSFAMTINKAQGQTIPIVGVYLPNPVFSHGQLYVALSRATAKRNIKILIEKEKEKENAKKQSGKPKKRKRPALSLQTSMKNIVYKEVLTG, encoded by the coding sequence ATGCCTGGAGGCAGGACTGCCCACTCGAGGTTCAAGATCCCATTGAGCTGTGACGATGGCGCCTCATGCACCTTCACGAAACAGAGTGGTACCGCCAAGCTACTGAGGATGGCCTCATTGATACTATGGGACGAGGCCACCATGACTAAGCGACAGGCGGTCGAGGCACTTGACAACAGCATGAGCGACATCATGGGAAGACAGGACCGACCCTTTGGAGGAAAAACTGTTGTGTTTGGCGGGGACTTCAGGCAGGTGCTTCCGGTCGTCAGGAGGGGGTCCCGGGGTCACATAATCAATGCAACCCTTCGAAGTTCACACCTCTGGAAGGGTATGCACCAGCTAAGGCTCGTCACCAACATGAGGGCTCATAATGACACCTGGTTTGCGGATTACTTGCTAAGGGTAGGCAATGGCACCGAGGAAGTTGACGATCAAGGAAACATACGACTCCCTGAAGATATTTGTGTGCCGTCTAGAGGCAAGGGTGACGACCTGGAGAAGCTGATTGACCATGTGTTTCCGAGACTAGATGACAACATGTCCGATCCGAATTACATGACTTCACGCGCAATCCTCTCCACCACGAACGACAACGTCGACAAGATAAACATACGCATGGTAGAGCGTTTTCGGGGAGAAGAAGTAATCTACCATAGCTTTGACAGTGCAGAAGACGACCCATATGGCTACTACGCTCCCGACTTCCTAAATGGATTGACTCCCAACGGTCTGCCTCCGCATGCACTCAAACTGAAGCTCAACTGCCCCGTCATACTTCTGAGGAACATTGATCCGGCTAATGGTTTGTGTAACGGGACGAGGCTTGTGGTGCGAGGTTTCGAGAGGAACGCCATCGACGCAGAAATCGTGATCGGACAACACGCAGGTAGGAGGGTATTCCTTCCTCGAATACCCCTATGCCCGTCTGACAACGACATGTTTCCATTCAAGTTCAAGAGGAAGCAATTTCCTGTAAGGCTTAGCTTTGCTATGACGATTAACAAGGCTCAAGGCCAGACGATTCCGATTGTTGGCGTGTACCTACCTAATCCTGTGTTCTCTCATGGTCAACTCTATGTCGCACTGTCTCGAGCCACCGCAAAGAGAAACATAAAGATCCTCAttgagaaggagaaggagaaggagaatgCCAAGAAGCAAAGCGGTAAACCTAAGAAGCGAAAAAGACCTGCCTTGTCCTTACAAACCTCGATGAAGAACATCGTCTATAAGGAAGTCCTTACAGGCTGA